The Coccinella septempunctata chromosome 9, icCocSept1.1, whole genome shotgun sequence genomic interval TTCGCATATCGTCGATGTTGTGTGAGAACACCCAGAGCATTTCATATCCAAGTTGTGGATTGTTTTTCTGTGCAATAAGACCTTCTTGTAGGTGGATGCATTGAATTTACAAACCTCACAATAGAATGTTATTTCCCTTTTATCTCTGTTCTTGAAAAAATAAGATTTGGGTGTTATAACAATCCTGAAAAAAAGGAAGCAAAGTTAGTATTCGTTGATTGATTTATGCCTTGATTGGACTGAAATGATTAAGTGAATGTCGATTATGAGGAAACCTTAATTTTTGATTTGAGCATACTCACTTTTCTTTGTCGCCTTCTTTCTTTACCTCGATGATCAAGTTTTCATCCGACTTATATCGGTGTTGTTTCTCTCGTCTCGGTCCAATTATCAGGTTATCAGAGTGATTATCCGGTGTTTTTTCTTCCACATATGGTATCAGGTGACTGGGATTTTTCCGGAAATGTTCCATGCTGGCATTTGTAGATGACGAGCATACACGACATTTAGGACATTTGAACCATCGGTGTTTATGTGTTTCAAATTTGTGATTTACAAATGTTCTCATGTCTGGTGTTGAAAACGTACACTCTATGCAGGTATAACTCTGATTATGTCTGCAAGTTGAAATAATTAGTTTTATACTATTAACTTTTGTAAGATTTCTGCAATAATTCTAGATATTTCAAAGGTGTGCTTTATCTTTTCAAGTAGTTTTTTATTACAATAAAAATCCTTCAGTTGTACATAAATATTTCACAATTTCAGATGCAGTCAAATGAAGGAAATGATGCGGGACAGCCGAGAATTTGCCTGATTTTGACTAGCTTCGACATTACTTTAGttatgttgaattttcaaccggAGAATCAAAATTTCCGGTTCCACTGGCGCAGGGTACTTTGTTTCTCGATCCCTTCTTGGAAAACAGAATGTAAAATTCCGAcaactttttttcataaaagTCAACCTATAACTTAGGACGATTCTCCTCCGATGTTGGAGAGGCACAGTGTACTTTCTCAACCTTTCGAGGTGAAAAGTACCTCTTATATGAGATATCAATATTATTTCATACTACCCGTTGatatgaaaatcaacatgtgccAAGGTcttaattgaactagccaattggCCATCGTCAAGACAACTAAATGGATAACGTTCCACCGAAGGACACCAGATGTTgatcatggtttcggtctcatttgacctcttTAGACAaacacagctccttctccgatggaaaacgcttggaattgacGGACCCTAATTAATACTTCTGAGTATTTTCGAGTAGTACTCTTGCGCAATCCAGTACGAAACGAGATCTGATTCAAACCCTACCAGACGAAGGCAATGTCATATGTCCCATGCCAGCggtaaattaataaaataatgatAACTCCTTAACAGGATTGATTGAAACTAGCTTTAGTGAGGAAAACTCTTTTCTGGAGGGGGAAGGGCGTTAATTAAACTTTAATGTTGTAAAAAACAATTATTCCCGGAACTCTCTCTAGACCTATTTGTCCTGAACATGACTCACTCAGTTTTATTCATATTCAGAAAAAGCCCGTTCCGATCACACCGAGTATTTATCAGATCATATACTGTCTTTATCTGCTCGATGCAGGTTTTGAGGTCTTTATTTTTAATGAAGGCATTTGAAACGTCTGCAAACAACAGCAAAGTGACAACATTTTGGACCAAAGTATGAATAGCGAAAGGTAGGTAAATCATTTAtgtatatataaaagaaattgaaGGGGTCCTGAGGTACACCTATGTTAATAACTTCGTCTTTGGACGTTCCAACTTCATCGTCAGTATTAACGGTAACTCTTCGGATTCTATGCCTCAGTTAACTTCGAAGCAATTCAAGTTGATTGTCGCGAATACCATAAAGTTCCAATTTGCCTTCGTTAGGTCAAGGCTTCTCACCTAGTTCAGGTCCTTCAATAATTAATACACAATGCTGACATTGCTAACCCTAATACAGCTGTGGTGATGCATTTTCCATCCGAGTATCAATgttgatttttcgaaaatttctcgaatttatgGAAGAAGTTCAATAACCGGTCAACTAAGATTTTTTCGTATATTTTTGAAGATACAGTCAACCCGCTGATTAGATGATAATTTTGGACATCACCAGAAGAGATTTTATTATAGGTAATTTGAGGAAACAAACCCTCCATAACAGTTCAGTAGATGATGTGTGACTGAGGATTAGCAATTACATGTATAGAGATTTTGATAGCTGCTGAGGGTATATCATCATAACCAGATGCATTGGTTCATTCAttataggtatgtacattcaAATTCTGAATTAAACCATTTTTGGAATATCAGCTATGACATAACTTTTCAGGAGGAAATTGTTTTATATGATGAGAGAATAGTGATTACCATAAAATTCGTAACATTCTTTTTGAAACTTTCGCATGAAGTTCACTTAGAAATCGAAAAAACGAAGGCAAAAGTTTCACACTATATAGCAATCTACCCAGCATAGGAAAACTTTTTAACGTCGCCTTAATGATGAATTCTTAACCGAGAAAATAGGAATTGGTTCACTTCCTATATACATACATTATACAATTATATAAAttcgatgaataattttgattttccatGAATCGTACCTGAAAGATTGTGTTCAAAGTTTGAGGagttcgtttttttttcctttttttcacgAAACGAGATGCGCTTGTTCAGATCTCTTCCTATTTCTTATCCTGATGTCACTAGTCACTATAACAATAGGACAAGATTAACGAAAGAGACCGTTGCGGGATTCGAAAAACGGATCGTGAACGAAATAGGAACGAAAGTGAAAAACGAATATAAATTGACGAGAAAATAGGTTGATTTTGTGAGAAGGGCTCACAAGAACATATTGCTGGCTGTAGAGTGTAGGGAGAAAAACAATtggttgaaaccatagaaatcatattaaatattattactctagaatgctaatccagtagtaagaaatgcggcgaaaaattgacagtggtcgttaatacgaatgcgcatcattagtttattttctagtagaacgttgccttgtttctgaatattctttcgatcgaatcttatgaagaggggacaattcatgtaacgaaggtatgtcggacaacaacgcgttttctttcagtcacttgatttttcactgttgcacgatctgctcggaggtaagaagttttaagtcgaattttctgaaatgtacttgtgtGCTTGTATAtcgtattgaaaataataaatgtaaacaaaaaattcaaaacttgaatgaatcaTCGAGTTCTACTGATGGCGAATACCATTGATGGTATATAGTAGTATTccactagatcaggatatttcaaatttgttccacggagtttataatatgcactcaatgcttaGGTACCTGCTTATCTAATGGAATCTGCGATACtatcgaattgcattggtgatattaagtttagatcttctggaatttttgttgtgagatccaaatatttagtaaacaccagttgttaccatggaattcgctataaaaCTCCAATCTTCAGCCAATTCAGGGTTTGttcaaacaatcaatgaatactcaataatacctcCATCGACAAATTCAGATTTGGACTTATAACACGTTTCCTCCGAGTtcccgatatattttcattgaaacctgcaacatcattgtactgattttctaaCAAAACacatataaacacaattagtcatccatgcatgtcttcaataccgacaagaagtcctgtatgaatcgagaaataagttcttttaccgaatgaaatatatttatttctcatttataccaaataaacaattcgactgactgaggtaggaaagtctaggcaacgttcgagttgaaataaactaatgtcgcgcattcgctttaacgacaactgtcaatttttcgccgcatttcttactgctggattagcattctagagtaagtatatatattatgatttctatggttgaAACCGAAGATTTGGAGCTGAATAGGTGATTAGTAGCCGAGTGAGTGACACTTTCCCTAACTTATTGTCACCTTTTACACATTATGCCGTCTACCGTATGATGTATGAACCATCGCATTTCAGTTGATCACTTATATATGTCCCAAACAAATTGTGCATTGAGAATTCATCAGCAATTCATTAAATGTCAAACTAATTTATCGGAACATTGAATTTCGATTGTCTTCTATAGTTTTCACAGAATAATCTAgcagtatggagagtagagagaaggagagcGATCGCCGCACTagaaatgtgtccccgaaaacggggaacgtaggataggtgtcgctgcgattgctgcgtttatcgataaggggtggggattcaagcgtcagattgaataattgaaatgaacagccttcattttattttaggttatgtgtcatcgtggtttttctgatgattttccaTAACcttctatattaaatatgagttctctgaattatatgcaataaaataaagTCAAATTATGGGGGGGACTATgttatcagctttattcattcataataaatgacgaaatcaatgaaattccaaagaaatcactgatctacaaaattgtacctactttcgtttaacattgtttattgaaaacaggtatgttagttggtttacctaagatgtctaaaactctggtgtaatcactgattcgattttgtttttaatttcgtgttgatatgggatcagtttcgtttttcccactatagtgctgtttagaatttgacagagcattgtcaattgatatttgaaaataatttgaatactttcctacgacttacgaatatgctgtatttataagcgattattagtgtgtgaaaatgtattagtttcgagaaaggggtgtagaacattcatttattcaacataacgttcagtaagttcagttttctgtatggacaatcaagaactacagctaagaattcggtgttgttggaatttgaggcagaaccaaatcacatgaacgaacattcgggacggataaagctaagttttatggcaacttcagcaatatttcaaagaaactgtattgtaaatacgtaatgtgaattgtgggcATGTATagagaaacagaaatacataaatctattctagtctgttcttcaaatattcttcatgagtagataaagtgaaaattccctctccgtcaactgaatatattggatatttgaccaatccactgtgttttattaaaatcatattgaattaccctcctcatgaattcaatttgtgaaacggaaattatcttgaagaagaatagtaaatattccttcgaacccttatccgatagtgttgaaatattgacagatttgtttttgcaaacgaaaattaaactgtaagtgacaaatattccttaacagctgacaaaatgggccagttcatattttgaattcgttgatcgatgtttgatatcaacgaaaaacaaaataaaacgagagagtatcattggacctttggtagaacgaagcaaatgacatggtggcgccgccacgaa includes:
- the LOC123320131 gene encoding uncharacterized protein LOC123320131, with the protein product MKTSSMLEYIAHMKLYPTHMNSPSIDRPGQCNAGNRSTRNNNERKHIQQTLNGKGKQPVANISAIHNQSYTCIECTFSTPDMRTFVNHKFETHKHRWFKCPKCRVCSSSTNASMEHFRKNPSHLIPYVEEKTPDNHSDNLIIGPRREKQHRYKSDENLIIEVKKEGDKEKIVITPKSYFFKNRDKREITFYCEVCKFNASTYKKVLLHRKTIHNLDMKCSGCSHTTSTICELKEHIVQNPTHMTEYVSCNLCNFGTYDQLVLISHKESEHFRNVQAVSE